The Verrucomicrobiia bacterium genome includes the window CGCGCCCATTCGACCCCCATTGTTAGATCGCGGTCCAGGAAAACCGAACAGCCATCGCTGTCGAGTTGGTTTTGGATAAGAGCGACGAGCGCCTCATCCCGATGGTTGTCGCGTTTATAAACCAGGACGACAGCGGTCTTCTTTGCAGTTGTCATAGGATCGTTTGGCTATCGAGAACCGTTCCATGATGTTTCACTTTCTGAACAGCGCCGCCCGAGACAAGGATGCCCCCGGTCGTTAGCCCGATTCTACTAATCCTGAATAAAAGTTCAATAACTTTTTTCGCTTTACAGCAGCAGGCCAACAGGGGAAGGGCAGATGGCAGCACAGGGGCGGTTTGAGAGCCCTGAACAGTTCTGAGGGGGACCTCGAGGAGAGTTATGGCGCTTTAAACGACAGCAGGCACGTTGCGTTCGACCATGCCTTTGGAGATGGCGTAGCGGGTCAAGCCGGCGACATCATGAATATTGAGCTTGTTCATGACCTGCTGGCGGTGTTTCTCGACGGTTTTTATGCTGATGCGCAGCTCGGCGGCGATTTGTTTGTTGGAGAAGCCTTCAGCAATGAGTTGCAGCACCTCGGCTTCGCGGGAGGTCAATTCACTGCCCCGCTTGACAGGTTGGCCGGTGGTGAAGGCCTGGCGGCAATGGTCGCGCAGGCGTTTGGCGATCGAGGGGCTAAAGAAGGCATTGCCTCGCTGCACTTCCCGGATGGCTTTTAACAAATCATTGGCGGCGGTTTGCTTGATCAGGTAGCCAACAGCGCCTGCCTGCATGAGCTGCTCGACGCATTCATCATCGCCATAGGACGTCAG containing:
- a CDS encoding response regulator transcription factor — translated: MNKIGVLLVDDHTVVRQGLRALLNCEEDIEVIGEAENGRQAVMLARKTPPDVVLMDVAMPLLNGLEATRQILKSVPTCKVLVLTSYGDDECVEQLMQAGAVGYLIKQTAANDLLKAIREVQRGNAFFSPSIAKRLRDHCRQAFTTGQPVKRGSELTSREAEVLQLIAEGFSNKQIAAELRISIKTVEKHRQQVMNKLNIHDVAGLTRYAISKGMVERNVPAVV